The stretch of DNA GCCAATCCCCCATGGCCCGCGGGCGTGCCGCCTCCATCGCGGCCAGTTCTTCCGCGGAAGGTCCACTGGCACAGCCGGTACCCATCCACGAGGGAGCGGCGACCAGAAGACAGAGCGCCAGGACCGAATACGTGATACTCCATCTTTTCATTATAGCACTCCTTTCACATTGCGTTTCTCATCCGGCACCAGGCGGCGAGTATATGGACGCCTTCTCCGGCCTCAACTTACATTTAATATGCATAAGTCAATTCAGCACATCCACAGTTAAAATTCCGAATTCGGCGGCCAAAGTAAAGTAATAAGTCATTCTTCCGGCATAAGGTCCAGTCTCATCCTCGCGAGCTGGGCCTCCTCGGTATCGGGAAATTCACCAGTTACCCGTTCCAGGTAGGATCTTGCCTCGGACAGTTCCGCTCTGGCCACCTTGATAAAAGCGATCTTCAACAGGGTGGCCGGCACCTTGTTTCCATCCGGATGCGCGTTCAACAGCATCTCGTAAGCGTCGAGCGCCTGAGTGTACAGGCTCTGCGTGTAGTAGCAGTCGCCGATATAGTACTGCGCGTCGTCTGCCAGGTCCGAGTCCGGGAAGTATTCGATGTACTGGGTAAACTGCCGGACCGCCACGTCATAATTGCCCCGCTGGTAATCCCTCAACCCCAGGTCGTACAGTTCGCCCGGATCGAAGGACCCGGACGCCAGCGCGGAAGTATCCGGCCTTTCCGTTGCGCTCAACTGGACTTGTATGCGCTCCAGCCTGCGCACCAGGGCCGAAAACTGACGGTCGCTTTCCGTAATGCGCGTCGTAAGGATCTGCAACCGGTTTTCCAGGCCGCTGATCCGCTGTCCCATGTCCGCCCGCATGCGCAACATCTCATCCGTCTGGTCCCGCACGAGGGCTTCCAACCTCCCGATGTGGACCTTCAGCGAGTCTATGTCCTCCCGAAGGGCGACCTCCTCGCGCATGACCTGCAACTGGGCCCGCAGATGCGTCGTGTCGTTCTTCAGGTTGGTCAAGTCGGACTGGACACCACATGCGCTTGTAACGACCAGGGCGCAGACCGCCGGCAGCATGCCCCGGCCGAGGTGTTTCAAGGTCCTTTCTTTCATTTCTCCTCTATTCACGCCGGTTTCATTCGGGCCTGGGTCCCCAGCCTGGTTGCCGGTTGTTGCCCTCGGTGATGACGGGATGAACATCGCCGCCGTTCCAGTACATCCGGTAGATATGGTACTCTCCCTTGCGGATCCGGTCGGAACCGAAGAGAATGTGCAGTCCGTCTGGGGACCAGGCCGGATTCACGTTGTCCCCTTCCGGTCCGCGGACACCCGTGAGCTTCACGATGTTCCGACCGTTGACATCGCAGGTGTAGATATTAAAGACCCGTTGGGAGCCTCCCCGCCTTCCCGGCGCCAGATCACCGCCCACGAAAGCGATGCGGTCACCCCGGGGCGACCACGCGGGCGATCCGTTGTAACCGCCTTCGAAGGTGATGCGATGATCGTTCGAGCCATCTATATTAATAACGTACAGGTGCTTCTGTGTCAATCGGTCCGACATGTATACCACCTGGTCGCCCCGGGGTGACCAGGACGGTGAAACGTTGATCCCGTAACCGGTCGCCAGCGGGATCAGTTCGCTTCCGTCCAACGTGCTGATGAAAAGCTTGGAAATCCCCTTCGTGACCAGGCCCACGATCAAGTGGCGGCCGTCCGGCGACCAGCGTGGCGACAGCACCGTTCTCCCCTTGAAAGAGACCTTGCTGGTTTCCCCGTTCTGCAGGTCGAGTAGATACAACTCGTGGGGCCCGTCCCTGTAGGAGGTGTAGGCGATCCTGGTGCCGTCCGGGGACCAGGTCGGCGAGTATTTCCGTGCGCCGTCCCGGGTCAGCTGCCGGACGTTGAAGCCGTCGTAGTCCGATATGTACAGTTCCGGGGCGCCGCTGCGCTGGGAGATAAAGACGACACGAGTCTGAGCGATGCCTCGATCCCCGGTCAACTGGAACACGATATCGTCGGCCATGAGATGCACGATCCTTCTCAGGGTCAGGTCGAAGGCGGCGTACCCCTTTTCCAGGATCGTCCGCCGGGTGCCCACGTCGGTAAGGCGCACGGAGATTTCCACCTGAGATCCTGAAACCTCGTACGTTCCCGACACCATGACCTGCACGGACAACTTGCGAAGCAGCTCGAGGTCCACTTCCCCGGCGGCGTCCAGGAACACGTAGGCGGTGTCGCCGGCGCTGTCCGTCAGAACCGGGGAGCCAGCGTCCGCTCCGGTCCGGGCCGGAATGGAAAGGTCCCGCACGGCAAATACGCCGGAGAACGACAGGTCCCGCATGAGCACCTGGTTGACGGTGTCCTGCACGGCGGCGTCGAAGGCCGTTCCGTCCCGGGGGGCAAAGGGCTTGAAGGCGATCGGTATGCGGGGGGAGACGCGGGCCTGCACACTGAGATTGACCTCGTCCTGGGCCGACACGGAGTTCGCGCCGAGCAGGGGCAGGACGAAAGCCATCACCAGAATCCTCAACGGCCGGACAAACCGCTGTTTTCTCATTATTTCAGGCTTTCCGTGCTGGAAGCCAAATATGGCCTCGGGCCTGGTACTGCGTGCATTCGCGCCTGCTTCACAATGCGTATTGGAACGCGAAATGCACGCCCAGGTAGGATTTCCTGTAACCTTCCGGCAGCGGCGGCAGCGGATCGGCCGCGTTCAACGCCCGTTGCGCCGCCAGGTCGAAGACCGGGTTGGAAGACGAACGCTCCATGACGACGTTGGAAATCCGGCCCGACCGCGTGACGCGAAAATAGATGACGGTTTCCAGGTGCGTTACGCCGAGCATTCTGGGCACGTTGAAATGCTGTTGTATCTTCCGCTGTATCGCGCCGAGGTAGTACGGGAATTCGAAGTTCCGCTCGTCCAGGCGGATGCCCGGGGAATCGGTTTCAAAGGACTGCGGCGTTTCCGGTCCCGGGTCCGGTTCTTCAGAGACCAGGCGCGGCGTCCTTTCAAGCGCCAGAGCCGCCTCCTCCTGCGGCACGGCGGCCTCCTTCCGCGAGACGACTTCGTACGCCTCGTCTATCATGGGCGGACGTCGAATCGGCGGGCTCTCGGCCAGCGTTACGAGATCGACCCGGTAGACCTGCTGGTCCAGCGATGACGCCGTCGTGGACCACCAGGTATTCAAACCGATCAACCCGGCGATAATCGCGAAATGCAGCAATCCGGAAGCCCAGATCATGCGTGTCATTATCGTGACGGTCTCAGACTGGTCGCCAGTCCTATCTGCGTTACGCCGTGCTCCTTGAGTTTATCGAGCACGGCAATGACGGTGCCGTAGGGCACCCGCTCGTCCCCACGGATAAACACCGGTTTATCCTGCTGATCCTCGAATATCTCCCTGAACACTCCGTCGAACTGGCCGATCGAGAGCAGGCGGTCTTCCAGGTACAGCGACCCCTCGCTCGTTATCGTGATGAC from Gemmatimonadota bacterium encodes:
- the ybgF gene encoding tol-pal system protein YbgF, whose translation is MKERTLKHLGRGMLPAVCALVVTSACGVQSDLTNLKNDTTHLRAQLQVMREEVALREDIDSLKVHIGRLEALVRDQTDEMLRMRADMGQRISGLENRLQILTTRITESDRQFSALVRRLERIQVQLSATERPDTSALASGSFDPGELYDLGLRDYQRGNYDVAVRQFTQYIEYFPDSDLADDAQYYIGDCYYTQSLYTQALDAYEMLLNAHPDGNKVPATLLKIAFIKVARAELSEARSYLERVTGEFPDTEEAQLARMRLDLMPEE
- a CDS encoding energy transducer TonB → MTRMIWASGLLHFAIIAGLIGLNTWWSTTASSLDQQVYRVDLVTLAESPPIRRPPMIDEAYEVVSRKEAAVPQEEAALALERTPRLVSEEPDPGPETPQSFETDSPGIRLDERNFEFPYYLGAIQRKIQQHFNVPRMLGVTHLETVIYFRVTRSGRISNVVMERSSSNPVFDLAAQRALNAADPLPPLPEGYRKSYLGVHFAFQYAL
- a CDS encoding biopolymer transporter ExbD, producing the protein MNSFDFNSAGSPRALSEINVTALVDVMTVLLIIFMITTPMIQSGVQVDLPRASAAAPDLAEGLVITITSEGSLYLEDRLLSIGQFDGVFREIFEDQQDKPVFIRGDERVPYGTVIAVLDKLKEHGVTQIGLATSLRPSR